A window from Gottschalkiaceae bacterium SANA encodes these proteins:
- a CDS encoding dipeptide ABC transporter ATP-binding protein — MEKIVEVKNLVKWFPLKYGIADKLMRKQRKYVKAVNDVTLAVFKGENLGVVGESGCGKSTLARNIIRLYEPTDGNVLINGVDITKMKGRKLREIRPMMQMIFQDPYSSLNPRMTVYEVLSEILTVHKMVEKQEIPNRVKELLEMSGLSMEIADRFPGEFSGGQRQRIGIARALALEPELIIADEPVSALDVSIQAQIINLLDDLQKKLGLTVIFISHDLGVVRYVTDRVAVMYLGSVVELGETEKIFNKPYHPYSYALTKAAPSLDPTDRKREQIIEGEIPSPINLPSGCKFHKRCKWCQEICKTDDPVYREIESGRFVACHFPLGQKERKGE; from the coding sequence ATGGAGAAAATAGTTGAGGTAAAAAATCTCGTAAAATGGTTTCCGCTGAAGTATGGAATTGCGGATAAATTGATGCGAAAGCAAAGAAAATATGTAAAAGCAGTTAATGATGTCACCCTTGCGGTTTTTAAGGGAGAGAACTTGGGCGTTGTTGGGGAGTCTGGGTGCGGGAAAAGCACGTTAGCAAGAAATATTATCAGATTATATGAACCGACAGATGGAAACGTATTGATTAATGGGGTGGATATTACAAAAATGAAAGGACGTAAATTGCGGGAAATACGTCCTATGATGCAAATGATTTTCCAAGATCCATATTCATCATTAAACCCTAGAATGACTGTATACGAAGTGCTATCCGAAATTTTAACTGTTCATAAAATGGTTGAAAAACAAGAGATACCCAATCGAGTAAAAGAATTGCTTGAAATGAGTGGTTTGTCCATGGAAATCGCAGACCGTTTTCCTGGAGAGTTTTCGGGTGGTCAGAGGCAGCGTATTGGCATTGCACGAGCTTTGGCCTTGGAACCGGAATTGATTATCGCTGATGAACCGGTGTCAGCGTTGGATGTCTCCATTCAAGCGCAGATCATAAACTTGCTCGATGACTTGCAAAAGAAATTGGGCTTAACGGTTATTTTCATATCGCATGACTTGGGTGTTGTTCGGTATGTAACAGATCGAGTAGCGGTTATGTATTTAGGTTCTGTTGTAGAATTGGGTGAAACGGAAAAAATCTTTAATAAACCCTATCATCCTTATTCCTATGCTTTAACCAAAGCGGCGCCATCGTTGGATCCAACAGATCGAAAACGTGAGCAAATTATCGAGGGTGAAATTCCGAGTCCGATTAATTTGCCTTCGGGATGCAAATTTCATAAGCGTTGCAAGTGGTGCCAAGAAATCTGTAAAACAGACGATCCTGTATATCGAGAGATCGAATCTGGTCGTTTTGTTGCTTGCCATTTTCCATTGGGACAAAAGGAAAGAAAAGGAGAATAA
- a CDS encoding MurR/RpiR family transcriptional regulator, with translation MNILEVIEEKKNNLSKKQQIIAQFVVDNKNSVSFMSLKEMSSEIGVSEVTILNFCKSIGVDSFTQLKKDFQNTIKERLHIPNEIRSSLDELISNQEAYENSINMHRDNTEQTIKANKLENIDQAAELIKNARRILICGLGVSKIVAEYLNARIRLLSLNARVLEIGDIIGTSMELGTITQEDCFILVAFPVYSQNVVGLSRFLHKRKLPYIAITDTNESPIAINASSVLLCNSKALVFQNSISTPLFLAEILLDTLSYKMKDQLLVSLDELEEVRKALSVELLND, from the coding sequence TTGAACATATTAGAGGTTATTGAAGAAAAGAAAAATAATCTTAGTAAAAAACAGCAAATAATTGCACAATTTGTGGTGGATAATAAAAATAGTGTTAGTTTTATGAGTTTAAAAGAGATGAGTTCTGAAATTGGAGTTTCTGAAGTGACAATTTTGAATTTCTGTAAAAGCATAGGTGTAGATTCCTTTACGCAACTAAAAAAGGATTTTCAAAATACAATTAAAGAACGTTTGCATATACCAAATGAAATTCGATCATCACTTGATGAATTAATCAGTAACCAAGAAGCATATGAAAATAGTATTAATATGCATCGAGATAATACAGAGCAAACAATTAAAGCAAATAAGCTAGAGAACATTGATCAGGCAGCGGAGCTGATAAAAAATGCTCGTAGAATCCTGATCTGTGGCCTTGGAGTATCAAAGATCGTTGCTGAGTATTTAAATGCGAGAATCCGTTTACTTAGTCTTAATGCACGGGTTTTAGAAATCGGAGACATCATTGGTACAAGTATGGAACTCGGAACCATCACACAAGAGGATTGCTTCATATTGGTAGCATTTCCTGTATACTCACAAAATGTAGTTGGTCTTTCAAGATTTTTGCATAAAAGAAAGTTGCCATACATTGCAATTACTGATACAAACGAATCACCCATTGCAATAAATGCATCAAGTGTTTTGTTATGCAATAGCAAAGCCTTGGTCTTTCAAAATTCAATTTCAACGCCTTTGTTTTTAGCGGAAATTCTATTGGATACGCTTAGTTATAAGATGAAGGATCAGTTGTTGGTATCGCTTGATGAGTTGGAAGAAGTTAGAAAGGCTTTATCGGTAGAGTTGTTAAATGATTAA
- a CDS encoding ABC transporter permease, protein MSAIERNTMMRHTKKREIPIWAKKPAFVVGIIIVLTAILISFFPQFIAPYDPIEVNSKAILVAPSAEHFFGTDNFGRDVFSRVIWAARIDLQIGVFATIVPLIFGSMMGLIAGYYGGIVDNILMRIIDILMTFPFTILVIVIMTILGQGMKNIYIAIWLVGWMAYAKLVRGEVLVLKNAEFIEAARVTGFSDKRILLRHMLPNVVSSAVVFAASDVVLCMLTGASMSFLGLGVQPPTPEWGAILNEGRAYIMNAWWITFFPGLFMAITGIGFSLLGDGLTDFLRTKGK, encoded by the coding sequence ATGAGTGCGATAGAGAGGAATACGATGATGAGACATACAAAAAAAAGAGAAATTCCTATTTGGGCAAAAAAACCTGCATTTGTTGTGGGAATCATAATTGTATTGACTGCAATTTTGATATCATTCTTTCCCCAATTTATCGCGCCTTATGATCCAATTGAAGTGAATTCGAAAGCGATTTTAGTTGCACCAAGCGCAGAACATTTTTTTGGAACCGATAATTTTGGTCGAGATGTGTTCTCTCGTGTTATTTGGGCGGCAAGAATTGACTTGCAAATTGGTGTTTTTGCGACCATTGTTCCTTTAATTTTCGGAAGTATGATGGGATTGATTGCTGGATATTATGGTGGAATCGTCGATAATATTTTGATGCGAATTATTGATATATTGATGACATTTCCATTCACAATCCTCGTGATTGTGATCATGACAATTTTGGGTCAGGGAATGAAAAACATATATATTGCAATATGGCTTGTCGGTTGGATGGCCTATGCAAAATTGGTGCGTGGAGAAGTATTGGTATTGAAAAATGCGGAATTTATTGAAGCGGCTCGCGTCACAGGATTTTCAGACAAGCGGATTTTATTGCGGCATATGTTGCCGAATGTGGTAAGTTCAGCGGTCGTATTTGCGGCTTCCGACGTGGTTTTGTGTATGTTGACAGGAGCCAGCATGAGCTTCTTGGGCTTGGGTGTTCAACCACCGACACCTGAATGGGGTGCGATCTTAAATGAAGGTAGAGCCTATATAATGAATGCTTGGTGGATTACATTTTTCCCTGGACTATTTATGGCAATCACAGGAATTGGATTCAGTCTTCTCGGTGATGGATTGACTGATTTTCTAAGGACAAAAGGGAAATAG
- a CDS encoding aldo/keto reductase, with amino-acid sequence MRKNRLGKTNIEVSVIGLGGIPLQRLTEIQAGEVVKAAVDAGINFIDTARGYTVSEEYIGAALEKYQLRDRVHLATKTMVRDYEGMKKELETSFRNLRTDYIDLYQAHLIKTEEQYQQFIKGGYRALLEAKEAGKIGAIGITGHTASLLEKILDPEKFDTIQFPYNPIENQGQALFERAHANDMGVIVMKPIAGGAFERGDLSLKYIMQNENITLAIPGMDSVEQVASNARIGEDENLLTELEKEEIQEIIDRLGSEFCRRCGYCLPCPQGIDIPTQFLFEGYYKRYDMKDWAVGRYGSLAKNASDCVECGICEERCPYDLPIRKMMKSVVQTFE; translated from the coding sequence ATGAGAAAAAACAGACTGGGAAAAACAAATATCGAGGTTTCAGTTATTGGTTTGGGGGGAATTCCTTTACAACGCCTAACCGAAATACAGGCAGGTGAAGTGGTGAAGGCAGCTGTTGATGCTGGAATTAATTTTATCGACACGGCACGCGGCTATACGGTAAGCGAAGAATATATTGGTGCTGCTCTAGAAAAGTATCAATTGCGTGATCGCGTGCATTTGGCAACTAAAACCATGGTGCGTGACTACGAGGGAATGAAGAAAGAACTTGAAACTAGCTTTCGAAATTTACGTACGGACTACATCGATCTTTATCAAGCCCATTTGATTAAAACGGAAGAGCAGTATCAGCAATTTATTAAAGGCGGATACCGTGCCTTGCTGGAAGCTAAAGAGGCTGGTAAGATTGGCGCGATTGGTATTACAGGTCATACGGCTAGCCTTTTGGAAAAAATACTAGACCCTGAGAAATTCGATACCATTCAATTTCCATATAACCCGATTGAAAATCAAGGACAGGCCTTGTTTGAACGCGCTCATGCCAATGATATGGGCGTGATCGTAATGAAGCCTATCGCGGGTGGCGCCTTTGAACGAGGTGATTTGAGTCTTAAATATATCATGCAGAATGAAAATATTACTCTAGCGATTCCTGGTATGGATAGTGTTGAACAGGTTGCTAGCAATGCAAGGATTGGAGAAGATGAAAATCTGCTTACAGAATTAGAAAAAGAAGAGATTCAAGAAATCATTGATCGCTTAGGGTCAGAATTTTGTCGCCGATGCGGATACTGTTTGCCTTGTCCACAGGGAATTGACATTCCAACTCAGTTTCTATTTGAAGGGTACTATAAGCGTTATGATATGAAGGACTGGGCGGTTGGTCGTTATGGAAGCCTAGCGAAGAATGCCTCGGATTGTGTGGAATGCGGAATTTGCGAAGAACGATGTCCATATGATTTACCGATCCGAAAAATGATGAAGAGTGTTGTTCAAACGTTTGAATAA
- a CDS encoding M20/M25/M40 family metallo-hydrolase, producing the protein MMNTLKMIEDLSNCYGAPGFEENMLKTVQSYKGDLSYQRDSMMNCYLNLENKQGKNMTILLDGHLDEVAFMVQNIDEKGLLHFIKLGGWVDHNIPAHLVMVRNDDGEYIQGIVTSKPPHFMTEEERAKKITYQDLQIDVGATSREEVINDFKISVSAPIVPFVEFRYNERNQIMMGKAFDNRLGCAAVIETLKRLQNEDSVLHVVGALAAQEEVGTRGAQITAHRVKPDLAIVFEGSPADDVYRDQYATQGALHGGPQIRHRDNSYVSHQGFIRFAKSIAKKNDIICQDAVRLSGSTNAGRIHLSNDGVPTLVLGIATRYVHSHYCYASYRDFEDTVQLAVEIIKEITEEIITEF; encoded by the coding sequence ATGATGAATACACTCAAAATGATTGAAGATCTATCGAACTGCTATGGCGCACCTGGGTTTGAAGAGAATATGTTAAAAACGGTACAGTCTTATAAAGGAGACCTCTCCTATCAACGAGATTCCATGATGAATTGTTATTTAAACCTCGAAAACAAACAGGGAAAAAATATGACAATTCTGCTTGACGGACATCTCGATGAAGTTGCCTTTATGGTACAAAACATCGACGAAAAGGGCTTGCTTCATTTTATCAAGCTTGGTGGATGGGTTGACCACAATATCCCAGCTCATCTCGTCATGGTTCGAAATGATGACGGAGAGTATATCCAGGGGATCGTCACCTCAAAACCCCCACACTTCATGACAGAGGAAGAACGAGCAAAAAAAATCACGTATCAAGATTTACAAATCGATGTTGGCGCCACTTCTAGAGAAGAGGTGATTAATGACTTTAAAATCTCCGTCTCGGCTCCCATTGTTCCCTTTGTAGAATTTCGTTACAACGAACGAAATCAAATCATGATGGGAAAAGCATTTGATAATCGTCTTGGATGCGCCGCTGTCATTGAAACCCTTAAACGACTTCAGAACGAAGACAGTGTTCTTCATGTTGTAGGTGCTCTAGCTGCACAAGAAGAGGTGGGAACGCGAGGCGCGCAAATAACCGCCCATCGAGTGAAGCCTGATCTTGCCATTGTGTTTGAAGGGTCCCCCGCCGATGACGTATACCGAGATCAATACGCAACACAAGGTGCTCTCCACGGCGGTCCGCAAATTCGCCACCGAGACAACTCCTATGTCTCTCATCAAGGATTTATACGATTTGCAAAATCGATAGCAAAAAAGAATGATATTATTTGCCAAGATGCTGTGCGACTTTCTGGAAGCACCAATGCCGGCAGGATTCACTTATCCAATGATGGGGTTCCAACCTTGGTATTGGGCATTGCAACCCGTTATGTCCACTCACATTATTGCTACGCTTCTTATCGAGATTTTGAAGATACCGTTCAACTTGCAGTAGAAATCATTAAAGAGATCACAGAAGAAATAATTACCGAATTCTAA
- the thiD gene encoding bifunctional hydroxymethylpyrimidine kinase/phosphomethylpyrimidine kinase translates to MKIKPSDLSLYLVTDRSWSQGEQFVGHVEVALKNGVSILQVREKQVDRELFIKRAEELKGLAAQYQVPYIINDDVEVAIAVNADGVHIGQSDRSVLETRKMIGQDKILGVSTQTLDQAIRAEKEGADYLGVGAVFPTATKSDASEVSHETLKAICRTVSIPVVAIGGISRDNVMKLKGSGVDGVAVISAILAQAKIDQATVELKGLSQKMTTEEMPKVLTIAGSDCSGGAGIQADLKTMAAHGCYGMSAITALTAQNTRGVYGVVNCDPEFVENQIDCIFEDIRPDAVKIGMVSSAEIIHSVAQKLKVYQPAFVVVDPVMVATSGSKLLAEEAMEALKKELIPLATVITPNLYEAELLADMKISSSEDMIEAAKKIASFYSGNILIKGGHLDDCANDCLFANGQVTWFEGKRIANPNTHGTGCTLSSAIASNLAKGCTVTESIRNSKAYITGALEDMLDLGQGSGPLNHLYQTKK, encoded by the coding sequence TTGAAAATCAAGCCGAGTGATTTATCTCTTTACTTAGTAACAGATCGCAGTTGGAGCCAGGGCGAACAGTTTGTTGGGCATGTGGAAGTGGCACTGAAAAATGGGGTTAGTATCCTGCAAGTCAGAGAAAAACAGGTAGACAGAGAATTGTTTATCAAGAGAGCGGAAGAGTTGAAGGGATTGGCGGCACAATACCAGGTGCCGTATATCATCAATGACGATGTAGAGGTTGCAATAGCAGTCAATGCAGATGGGGTTCATATCGGACAATCGGATCGGTCCGTATTAGAAACCCGCAAAATGATTGGTCAAGATAAAATCCTTGGTGTTTCTACGCAAACCCTCGATCAAGCGATTCGCGCTGAAAAAGAGGGGGCTGATTATTTGGGTGTTGGGGCAGTGTTTCCAACAGCAACAAAATCTGATGCCAGTGAAGTGAGCCATGAAACCCTGAAGGCGATTTGTCGCACAGTCTCGATTCCGGTTGTGGCCATAGGTGGAATTTCAAGAGACAACGTAATGAAGTTGAAAGGTTCAGGGGTAGATGGTGTGGCTGTGATCTCCGCAATTTTAGCGCAAGCCAAGATTGATCAAGCGACCGTCGAATTGAAAGGGCTAAGTCAAAAAATGACCACTGAGGAAATGCCTAAGGTTCTGACCATCGCTGGTTCGGATTGCAGTGGTGGTGCAGGGATTCAAGCGGACCTAAAAACGATGGCGGCCCATGGCTGTTATGGCATGAGTGCAATTACCGCTTTGACCGCACAAAATACAAGAGGTGTTTACGGGGTTGTTAATTGCGATCCAGAGTTTGTAGAAAATCAAATTGATTGCATTTTTGAAGATATTCGACCTGATGCTGTCAAAATCGGTATGGTATCTTCTGCGGAGATTATTCACAGCGTAGCGCAGAAACTGAAAGTCTATCAGCCAGCATTTGTTGTAGTTGATCCAGTTATGGTGGCGACAAGCGGGAGCAAGCTATTGGCGGAAGAGGCGATGGAAGCATTGAAGAAGGAATTGATTCCCTTGGCTACGGTGATCACACCCAATCTCTATGAGGCGGAGTTGCTGGCAGACATGAAGATCTCTTCATCGGAAGATATGATTGAGGCTGCGAAGAAGATCGCATCCTTTTATTCGGGGAATATATTAATTAAGGGCGGTCATCTCGATGATTGCGCCAATGATTGTTTGTTTGCCAATGGTCAAGTAACTTGGTTTGAAGGAAAGCGCATAGCGAATCCCAATACTCACGGAACCGGATGTACCCTTTCTTCTGCCATCGCTAGTAATCTAGCGAAAGGCTGTACGGTCACGGAGAGTATTCGTAATAGTAAGGCTTATATTACAGGTGCCTTGGAGGATATGTTGGACCTGGGGCAGGGCAGCGGACCTTTGAATCATCTCTATCAGACAAAGAAATAA
- the thiM gene encoding hydroxyethylthiazole kinase, with translation MKVLFEQVQLQSPLVHSIMNYVTVNDCANVILAAGGSPLMADDQEEVADIVSISKALYINVGTLNRRTIESMKIAGKRANEMGIPVILDPVGMGASRLRNDSVNALLETIQFSVIKGNMTEIRAIDQNCRTRNGVDVESEDQITSDTLKDAISLARGLAKRFSSVVVITGATDIVTDGERVRTITNGHAMMSKITGTGCMTGSLIGTYAAVDANRVYDAATIAVSMMGLAGEKAAAMASERQEGTASMKRYLIDQIMRIDEGVWKEGAKIENQAE, from the coding sequence ATGAAAGTATTATTTGAGCAAGTTCAATTACAATCCCCATTGGTGCATAGTATTATGAACTATGTAACCGTAAACGATTGCGCTAATGTGATTTTAGCAGCCGGTGGTTCACCGCTGATGGCTGATGACCAAGAAGAAGTTGCAGATATTGTTTCTATCAGCAAGGCCTTGTATATCAATGTGGGTACCCTAAACCGTAGAACGATTGAGTCCATGAAGATTGCGGGAAAACGAGCCAATGAAATGGGTATACCAGTTATTCTGGATCCCGTGGGAATGGGCGCGTCACGTTTGAGAAACGATTCTGTAAATGCCTTATTAGAAACCATCCAATTTTCTGTGATCAAAGGTAATATGACGGAAATTCGCGCAATTGATCAAAATTGTCGCACTCGTAATGGTGTGGATGTAGAGTCTGAAGATCAAATTACCAGCGATACCCTAAAGGATGCGATTTCGCTTGCACGGGGCCTTGCAAAGCGGTTTTCATCGGTTGTTGTTATTACTGGAGCCACGGATATCGTTACGGATGGAGAGCGAGTACGAACCATCACTAATGGTCATGCCATGATGTCAAAGATCACGGGAACGGGATGTATGACGGGGAGTTTGATTGGTACTTATGCAGCTGTGGATGCAAATCGTGTTTATGATGCGGCGACGATTGCCGTTTCCATGATGGGATTAGCGGGTGAAAAAGCAGCGGCAATGGCAAGTGAGCGGCAAGAGGGAACAGCAAGCATGAAACGATATTTAATCGATCAAATCATGCGAATCGATGAAGGAGTTTGGAAAGAGGGGGCAAAAATTGAAAATCAAGCCGAGTGA
- a CDS encoding ABC transporter ATP-binding protein, which translates to MNKLLEVKDLQTHFIMKKEVVKAVDGVSFSINEKETFGLVGESGSGKSQTCRSILGLVKKPGKVVGGEILYKKEDVVKMSKDQLRKIRGHEISIIFQEPMTSLNPVLKIRKQIFEAFDRTNMTKEEKRKKSIELLKLVGIPSPETRMEEYTHQFSGGMRQRAMIAIALASEPSLLIADEPTTALDVTIQDQIMQLLNQLKEELGMSILLITHDLAVVAQMCDRVAVMYAGMIVEMTDTYTLFSTPRHPYTNALIQSLPNQKGTKERLEPIHGAPPNLADLPTGCPFHPRCKFAEEICRTSRPELTDLTNTHQVRCHFLNKTIGFKGTFTPNKKLGGRDGENS; encoded by the coding sequence ATGAATAAACTACTGGAAGTGAAAGACTTACAGACTCATTTTATTATGAAAAAAGAAGTGGTAAAGGCTGTGGACGGAGTAAGCTTTTCCATTAATGAGAAAGAGACGTTTGGCTTGGTTGGAGAGTCGGGTTCAGGCAAGAGTCAAACTTGTCGATCAATTTTAGGCTTAGTGAAAAAGCCAGGGAAAGTAGTCGGTGGTGAAATCCTATATAAAAAAGAAGACGTCGTAAAAATGTCTAAAGATCAATTGAGAAAAATTCGCGGCCATGAAATTAGTATTATCTTTCAAGAGCCGATGACTTCTTTGAATCCGGTATTAAAAATAAGAAAACAAATTTTTGAGGCCTTTGATCGAACGAATATGACAAAAGAAGAGAAACGGAAGAAGTCAATTGAGCTCTTGAAACTTGTTGGAATTCCTTCACCAGAAACGAGAATGGAAGAATACACGCATCAATTTAGCGGGGGTATGAGACAGCGTGCTATGATTGCAATTGCACTTGCTTCGGAACCAAGTTTGCTGATTGCAGATGAACCAACAACGGCACTTGACGTTACGATTCAGGATCAAATCATGCAATTGTTGAATCAGTTAAAAGAAGAATTGGGAATGAGTATTCTCTTAATTACACATGACTTAGCTGTCGTTGCGCAAATGTGTGATCGAGTAGCCGTTATGTATGCTGGTATGATTGTTGAGATGACTGATACCTATACCTTGTTTTCAACACCTCGACATCCCTATACCAATGCATTAATCCAGTCTTTACCAAATCAAAAAGGGACAAAAGAACGACTCGAGCCCATTCATGGTGCACCTCCAAATTTAGCCGATTTACCAACTGGGTGTCCATTTCATCCACGTTGCAAGTTTGCTGAAGAGATTTGTAGAACGAGTCGACCAGAGCTGACAGACCTAACAAACACACATCAAGTACGTTGTCATTTTTTGAATAAAACAATAGGATTTAAAGGGACATTCACGCCTAATAAGAAGCTAGGAGGTCGTGATGGAGAAAATAGTTGA
- a CDS encoding ABC transporter substrate-binding protein yields the protein MSKKVKAISLLMLCLILLLTACAPAESAAQESNDSGEASVESEYAKRITIGRLGDAAYLDPNQAVGVAEITITQQIYEGLVKASEDCKSIVPALASDWTISKDALVYTFNLRPDIKFSDGSAVTGADWEWSLIRARDAETSGYRFAAEPIESVESDGKTVVITLKEPSASFLGNLCMFNLTLGSKAHWDAVGEQTYAQQPLGTGPYMLKEWNKEENILLVKNPYYWREGIPFTEELNYKVVGDDNTRSLQLQSGDIDIMMDVPFSMVSQIETSQNVKIHTFPSTQIRYFILNTTQAPLDNQKVRQAIGMAIDKQELADIVTSGFGKPAESLLSDTQIQWFFDDLAYNEYDVDAAKALLDEAGYPDGVEFTISVRSGSQVYEQVAVMLKSQLAKAGINVELEMLERASLSEKYQTLSHEATILQWVDDFPDPSGIMGWTIDYDQCHAWYTGLNDEDLDQFNAAANVELDLEKRMEMYDEIQQRIYDNANVIPLFSNAFVWASSDKVENLKVTPFYVQITDNLKMKK from the coding sequence ATGTCAAAGAAAGTAAAAGCAATTTCGTTACTTATGCTATGTTTGATTCTGCTACTAACAGCTTGTGCACCAGCAGAATCTGCAGCTCAAGAGTCGAATGACTCTGGTGAAGCAAGTGTTGAATCAGAGTATGCAAAAAGAATTACCATTGGTCGTCTGGGGGATGCCGCATATTTGGATCCGAATCAGGCAGTCGGGGTTGCAGAAATCACAATCACGCAACAAATTTACGAAGGACTTGTAAAAGCAAGTGAAGATTGTAAGTCTATCGTTCCTGCGTTAGCAAGTGACTGGACCATTAGTAAGGACGCATTGGTATACACATTCAATCTTCGTCCAGATATCAAGTTTTCAGATGGATCAGCAGTGACGGGTGCAGACTGGGAATGGTCTTTGATACGAGCGCGGGACGCCGAAACTTCTGGCTATCGTTTTGCAGCGGAGCCAATTGAAAGCGTTGAGTCGGATGGTAAAACAGTTGTTATTACACTGAAAGAACCTTCTGCATCATTCTTGGGTAACTTGTGTATGTTCAACTTGACATTGGGATCAAAAGCACATTGGGATGCAGTAGGAGAACAAACCTATGCACAACAACCTTTGGGCACAGGACCTTATATGCTAAAAGAATGGAATAAAGAAGAGAATATTCTGCTTGTGAAAAATCCTTATTATTGGAGAGAGGGTATTCCGTTCACAGAAGAGTTGAACTACAAAGTCGTTGGTGATGACAACACAAGATCGCTTCAATTGCAATCAGGCGACATTGATATCATGATGGATGTTCCATTTTCTATGGTTAGTCAAATAGAAACAAGCCAAAATGTAAAGATCCATACATTCCCATCAACTCAAATTCGTTATTTCATTCTGAATACAACTCAAGCCCCTTTGGATAATCAAAAAGTTCGACAAGCGATTGGCATGGCAATTGACAAGCAGGAATTAGCGGATATCGTTACTTCAGGGTTTGGAAAGCCAGCAGAATCATTATTGTCTGACACACAAATTCAATGGTTCTTTGATGACTTGGCGTACAACGAGTACGATGTGGATGCTGCAAAAGCATTGTTGGATGAAGCTGGCTATCCAGATGGAGTCGAGTTTACCATTTCTGTCCGCTCTGGATCTCAAGTATACGAGCAGGTTGCAGTCATGTTGAAATCTCAATTGGCCAAGGCTGGAATTAATGTTGAGCTTGAAATGCTTGAGCGTGCGTCACTCTCTGAAAAATATCAAACCTTATCGCATGAAGCAACAATTTTACAATGGGTTGATGATTTTCCAGATCCTTCAGGAATTATGGGATGGACAATTGATTATGATCAATGTCATGCATGGTATACAGGATTGAATGATGAGGATTTAGATCAGTTTAATGCTGCGGCAAATGTAGAACTGGATCTTGAAAAACGTATGGAAATGTACGACGAGATTCAACAACGCATTTATGACAATGCGAATGTAATTCCACTATTCAGTAATGCTTTTGTTTGGGCATCGTCAGACAAGGTTGAGAATTTGAAGGTAACTCCTTTCTATGTTCAGATTACGGATAACCTTAAAATGAAAAAATAG
- a CDS encoding ABC transporter permease produces the protein MNGLNYILKRILQIIPVIFIISILIFLMLRAIPGDPARLVLGEKATIESIDAMREKLGLNESYVVQYGKFIKGIVSLDLGTSLTYQRPVIELLQSRVKITLMLTLISTFFSLLISFPLGYYAGKYKDSVFDQIIKSGALAAVSMPSFWIGLLLMILFGVKLRWLPVGGWGDTFFEQIRSLILPGLTMSLLTSALLIRNIRNSVVDISNMDYVDFARSKGISERAVKNRHILRNALISTVTLLLMRMAYMLGGSVIIETVFSLPGIGKLMVDSIFGRDYAVVQALVMLFAMIILLINLLTDIIYSFLDPRVKF, from the coding sequence ATGAACGGACTTAATTATATACTAAAAAGAATTTTACAAATAATCCCTGTAATTTTTATTATTTCAATTTTGATTTTTCTTATGCTTAGAGCAATTCCCGGCGACCCAGCGAGACTTGTTTTAGGTGAGAAGGCGACGATTGAATCGATTGATGCCATGCGAGAAAAACTAGGTCTTAATGAATCCTACGTGGTACAGTATGGTAAATTTATCAAAGGGATAGTTTCCTTAGATTTAGGAACCTCGCTCACCTATCAGAGACCAGTCATTGAGCTACTTCAATCAAGAGTAAAAATAACTTTGATGCTTACCTTGATTTCCACATTTTTTTCACTTTTAATCAGTTTTCCCTTGGGATACTATGCTGGCAAGTATAAGGATAGTGTATTTGATCAAATTATTAAATCTGGTGCCTTGGCTGCTGTATCCATGCCATCATTCTGGATTGGTTTATTATTAATGATTTTGTTTGGTGTAAAGTTGAGATGGCTGCCTGTCGGTGGTTGGGGAGATACATTTTTTGAACAAATTCGATCTTTAATCCTTCCAGGACTGACCATGTCATTGCTGACCAGTGCCTTGCTGATTCGTAATATTCGGAATTCTGTTGTTGACATCAGCAATATGGATTATGTGGATTTTGCACGCAGCAAAGGAATATCAGAACGAGCCGTCAAGAATAGACATATCCTACGAAATGCATTGATTTCTACAGTTACCTTATTGTTGATGCGGATGGCCTACATGCTAGGTGGCAGCGTGATTATTGAGACAGTTTTTTCATTGCCTGGTATAGGAAAACTGATGGTTGACTCTATTTTTGGACGAGATTATGCAGTGGTACAAGCCTTGGTGATGTTGTTTGCGATGATCATCTTGCTAATCAATTTGTTAACGGATATTATCTATTCATTCCTTGACCCAAGGGTGAAGTTCTGA